A genomic stretch from Mycobacterium paraterrae includes:
- a CDS encoding CBS domain-containing protein → MRAEDMVDEFPIVDLDLPAREAVRLIAERRLSGLVVADHTRSRAVAVLPASQVVRFLVPGYVQDDPGLAGVLTESMADHAADKLRGKTIRDLLPPKRERVPVVDADDTIIEMAETMSRMHSPLVTVIKNGRLHGVITAASLLAEALKQRVGT, encoded by the coding sequence GTGCGCGCCGAGGACATGGTCGACGAGTTTCCGATCGTCGACCTTGATTTGCCCGCCCGCGAAGCGGTTCGATTAATCGCAGAGCGTCGCCTAAGCGGCCTGGTGGTCGCTGACCACACTCGGTCCCGAGCTGTTGCGGTATTGCCCGCCTCACAAGTAGTCCGCTTCCTGGTGCCCGGTTACGTGCAGGACGATCCCGGGCTCGCTGGAGTGCTTACCGAGTCGATGGCCGATCACGCCGCGGACAAGCTGCGTGGCAAGACAATTCGTGACCTGCTGCCGCCGAAGCGTGAACGGGTGCCCGTCGTCGATGCCGACGACACCATCATCGAGATGGCTGAGACCATGTCGCGGATGCACAGTCCGTTGGTGACAGTGATCAAGAACGGCAGGCTGCACGGGGTGATCACTGCGGCGAGCCTGTTGGCTGAGGCGCTGAAGCAGCGGGTTGGCACGTGA
- a CDS encoding SLC13 family permease has protein sequence MTYFAIAVFIAAYACIVTERFNNTKVALVGAGLMITLPVIESRDVFYSQASGIDWDVIFLMLGMMIIVSVLRQTGIFEYAAIWAVKRANGSPLRIMILLTLVMAAASAILPNVVSVLLIAPVTLLVCDRLAINPVPLLMAEVFASNIGGTATLVGDPPNIIIGARKGLSFNAFLFNMAPIVIIILLVFVAMMPLMFRGQSAVDPERLAEVMAVDEREALQNRGLLIKCSAVMVLVLVGFIVSEAIHLQPSLVALLGAGLLILISGLDQSDYLANVEWDTLLFMVGLFIMVGALFKTGVIKRLGQMAADATGGNVLLTTMLILVVSMLVSGIIDNVPYVATMTPIVDHLASAVPGQAHHDVMWWSLALGGDLGGNLTAVGSSANIVMVGIALKAGSPISFWQFTRKGIVVTLMSTVLCAVYLWLRYFVLS, from the coding sequence ATGACGTACTTCGCGATCGCGGTCTTCATCGCCGCTTACGCATGCATCGTCACGGAGCGATTCAACAACACCAAGGTTGCGCTGGTCGGCGCCGGCCTGATGATCACACTGCCGGTGATCGAGTCGCGAGACGTGTTCTACTCACAAGCCAGCGGAATCGACTGGGACGTCATCTTTTTGATGCTCGGCATGATGATCATCGTCAGCGTGCTGCGGCAGACCGGAATTTTCGAATACGCCGCGATATGGGCCGTCAAGCGCGCCAACGGCTCGCCGCTGCGGATCATGATCCTGCTGACGCTGGTCATGGCAGCCGCCTCGGCGATCCTGCCCAACGTGGTCTCGGTGCTGCTGATAGCCCCGGTCACCCTATTGGTGTGTGACCGGCTGGCCATCAACCCGGTCCCACTGCTGATGGCTGAAGTATTCGCCTCCAACATCGGTGGTACAGCGACGCTGGTCGGCGACCCGCCCAACATCATCATCGGCGCACGGAAAGGTCTCTCGTTCAACGCCTTTCTGTTCAACATGGCGCCCATCGTGATCATCATCCTGCTGGTCTTTGTGGCGATGATGCCGCTGATGTTCCGCGGCCAGTCGGCGGTTGACCCGGAGCGACTCGCCGAGGTCATGGCGGTCGATGAACGCGAAGCCCTGCAGAACCGCGGCCTGCTGATCAAGTGCAGCGCCGTCATGGTCCTCGTACTGGTGGGCTTCATCGTCTCCGAGGCCATCCACCTGCAACCATCACTGGTGGCACTGCTAGGCGCCGGCCTCCTCATCCTCATCTCCGGCTTGGACCAATCCGACTATCTCGCCAACGTCGAATGGGACACCCTCCTGTTCATGGTCGGCCTGTTCATCATGGTCGGCGCGCTGTTCAAGACCGGGGTGATCAAACGACTCGGCCAAATGGCCGCGGATGCCACTGGCGGCAATGTGCTGTTGACGACAATGCTGATCCTCGTCGTCTCCATGTTGGTTTCCGGCATCATCGACAACGTCCCGTATGTCGCCACCATGACGCCGATCGTCGACCATCTGGCGTCGGCGGTCCCAGGCCAGGCGCACCACGACGTGATGTGGTGGTCATTGGCGCTGGGCGGTGACCTCGGTGGCAATCTCACCGCTGTGGGATCGAGCGCCAACATCGTCATGGTAGGGATCGCGCTGAAAGCCGGCAGCCCGATCTCGTTCTGGCAATTCACTCGCAAAGGCATCGTGGTGACCCTGATGTCAACGGTGTTGTGTGCGGTGTACTTGTGGCTCCGCTACTTCGTCCTGAGCTGA
- a CDS encoding CBS domain-containing protein produces MRAEDLDEKFPVVKIDSNALDAVRLLAEHRLNGLVVVTDTSETPFAVLPASQVVRFIVPGYVQDDPGLASVVTETMADHAAEKLSGKTIRDMLPKQRQHIPVAEADDTIIEVAEVMARLRSPLVAVVKDGKLHGVITASRLLSAALKEE; encoded by the coding sequence GTGCGGGCAGAGGATCTCGACGAGAAGTTCCCAGTTGTAAAAATCGACTCAAACGCGCTTGACGCAGTCCGTCTGCTCGCTGAGCACCGGCTCAACGGACTGGTCGTCGTCACCGACACGTCGGAGACGCCATTCGCGGTTCTACCTGCCTCGCAGGTCGTGCGCTTCATTGTGCCTGGCTATGTGCAGGACGACCCCGGGCTGGCCAGTGTGGTCACCGAGACGATGGCCGACCACGCCGCGGAAAAGCTGAGCGGCAAGACCATCCGGGACATGCTGCCCAAGCAGCGGCAGCACATCCCGGTGGCCGAGGCAGACGACACGATCATCGAGGTGGCCGAGGTCATGGCGCGGCTGCGCAGTCCGCTGGTGGCCGTGGTCAAAGACGGCAAGCTACACGGTGTGATCACCGCGTCCCGGTTGCTGTCGGCCGCGCTAAAGGAGGAGTAG
- a CDS encoding CBS domain-containing protein translates to MRAADLDEQFPIVQQDSDAMDAARMIAEHGLPGVVVADAARKPIAMILASEMLHFVLPRYVQADIALAGVVGDALSDHAQNLAGKTVGDLLPRDPRRVPTINARDGVIKVAAEMSQQRCALIGVIENGALHGVITASRLLAAALKS, encoded by the coding sequence GTGCGAGCAGCTGACCTCGACGAGCAGTTTCCGATCGTGCAGCAGGACTCTGACGCTATGGACGCGGCCCGGATGATCGCCGAGCACGGTCTGCCCGGTGTCGTGGTTGCCGACGCGGCACGCAAGCCGATCGCGATGATTCTGGCCTCCGAGATGCTGCACTTCGTGTTGCCGCGCTATGTCCAGGCCGACATCGCACTGGCCGGCGTGGTCGGGGACGCCTTGTCCGACCACGCACAGAACCTTGCGGGCAAAACGGTCGGCGACCTGTTGCCTCGGGATCCGCGCCGAGTGCCCACCATCAATGCCCGCGACGGCGTGATCAAGGTTGCCGCAGAGATGTCCCAGCAGCGGTGCGCTTTGATCGGAGTCATCGAGAATGGGGCCCTGCACGGCGTGATCACCGCGTCGCGACTGCTAGCAGCGGCCCTCAAATCCTGA
- a CDS encoding SLC13 family permease, protein MTSALFHSIYASVVFVVCYVLITTERFNKTKVALAGAILMFFLPLISSDDVFYSRDTGVNWDVLFLLLGMMIIVSVVRQTGAFEYVAIWSAKRAKGSPLRIMILLILVTALGTAVLDNVTTVLLIAPVTLLVCDRLAVNPAPYLVVEAIAANIAGAATLVGDPTSIIIGTGAHLSFIEFSANMAPAVLLVLVALIAILPRLYPGFFVADPARVADVMSLDEREAIRNPKLLTQCGIVLSLVFVGFVLHRQIHMEPSMVAMAGAGILIVISGIDREFYLSSVEWETLLFFAGLFIMVGALVRTGVIGELAKVASHIAQGDAWKATLLLLTISFTLGSVINNVPYAAAMTPIVAQFSDTIPGHDSSGVLWWALLLGTVLGGNLTPVGASANIVAVGIAQRSGHPVSFWDFTKRGAAVTAMSFVLSLGYLWLRYFA, encoded by the coding sequence ATGACCAGCGCGCTCTTCCACTCCATCTACGCCTCAGTGGTGTTCGTGGTCTGCTACGTGCTGATCACCACCGAACGCTTCAACAAGACGAAGGTGGCGCTGGCCGGCGCCATCCTGATGTTCTTTCTGCCGTTGATCAGTTCCGACGACGTCTTCTACTCACGCGATACCGGCGTCAACTGGGACGTGCTGTTTTTGCTCCTCGGCATGATGATCATCGTCAGCGTGGTGCGCCAGACCGGAGCCTTCGAGTACGTGGCAATCTGGTCTGCCAAGCGCGCCAAGGGATCTCCGCTACGGATCATGATCCTGTTGATTCTGGTCACCGCACTCGGCACAGCAGTCCTGGACAATGTCACCACGGTGCTACTCATCGCCCCCGTCACGTTGCTGGTCTGCGACCGCCTCGCGGTGAACCCCGCGCCGTATCTGGTCGTGGAGGCCATCGCCGCGAACATTGCCGGTGCGGCGACCCTGGTTGGTGACCCGACCAGCATCATCATCGGGACCGGCGCCCACCTGAGCTTCATCGAATTCAGCGCCAACATGGCCCCGGCGGTGCTGCTCGTTCTCGTCGCGCTGATCGCAATACTCCCACGCCTGTACCCGGGTTTCTTCGTCGCGGATCCGGCACGCGTCGCCGACGTGATGTCGCTGGACGAACGCGAAGCGATCCGCAACCCGAAGCTGCTCACCCAGTGCGGAATCGTGTTGTCTCTGGTGTTTGTCGGGTTCGTGCTGCACCGACAGATCCACATGGAGCCCTCGATGGTGGCGATGGCGGGTGCCGGGATCCTGATCGTCATCTCGGGCATCGACCGCGAGTTCTACCTGTCCAGCGTCGAGTGGGAAACGCTGCTGTTCTTCGCGGGGCTGTTCATCATGGTTGGCGCTTTGGTGCGGACCGGCGTGATCGGAGAGCTGGCCAAGGTGGCCAGCCATATCGCCCAGGGCGACGCCTGGAAAGCTACCTTGCTCCTGTTGACGATTTCGTTCACGTTGGGCAGCGTCATCAACAACGTCCCGTACGCGGCGGCGATGACACCGATCGTCGCGCAGTTCTCGGACACCATCCCCGGCCACGACAGCTCGGGAGTGCTGTGGTGGGCGCTGTTGCTGGGCACCGTTCTCGGCGGCAATCTCACTCCCGTCGGCGCCAGCGCCAATATCGTCGCGGTCGGCATCGCGCAGCGTTCCGGTCATCCTGTTTCGTTTTGGGACTTCACCAAACGCGGCGCGGCCGTAACAGCAATGTCGTTCGTCCTGTCGCTCGGCTATCTGTGGCTGCGCTACTTCGCCTAG
- the dxs gene encoding 1-deoxy-D-xylulose-5-phosphate synthase, with product MLEQIRGPADLQHLSQAELRNLADEIREFLIHKVAATGGHLGPNLGVVELTLALHRVFDSPHDPIIFDTGHQAYVHKMLTGRAADFETLRKKDGLSGYPSRAESEHDWVESSHASAALSYADGLAKAFELTGHRNRHVVAVVGDGALTGGMCWEALNNIAAARRPVVIVVNDNGRSYAPTFGGLANHLAMLRLQPGYESLLERGRSAVRGMPVFGEVAYQFMHSVKVGVKDALSPQLLFTDLGLKYLGPVDGHDEHAVEAALRRARGFHGPVLVHVVTQKGRGYGPAEDDEADQMHSCGVIDPMTGLATKIPGPSWTATFTETLIEHATKRRDIVAITAAMPGPTGLSAFGDRFPDRLFDVGIAEQHAMTSAAGLAMGGMHPVVAIYATFLNRAFDQIMMDVALHKLPVTMVLDRAGVTGSDGASHNGMWDMSMLGIVPGIRVAAPRDGASLREELGEALAIDDGPTVIRFPKGDVGDDIPAVKRLSGVDVLAEPVDGLGADVLLVAVGAFASMALGVAERLLDQGIGVTVVDPRWVLPVPEVLRELAVAHKVVVTLEDNGVAGGVGAAVSAALRSAEIDVPCRDVGLPQQFFDHASRGEVLADAGLTDQHVARRITGWIAALSGENVEPGTAITEQLE from the coding sequence ATGCTTGAACAGATCCGTGGGCCGGCCGATCTGCAGCACCTCTCGCAGGCGGAACTGCGCAACCTGGCCGACGAGATCCGTGAGTTTTTGATCCACAAGGTGGCGGCGACGGGCGGTCACCTCGGTCCCAATCTCGGCGTCGTCGAGCTGACGCTGGCGCTGCACCGGGTGTTCGATTCACCGCACGACCCGATCATCTTCGATACCGGCCATCAGGCCTACGTGCACAAGATGCTGACCGGACGCGCCGCCGACTTCGAGACGTTACGGAAAAAGGACGGGCTGTCGGGGTATCCGTCGCGTGCGGAGAGTGAACACGACTGGGTCGAGTCGAGCCACGCCAGCGCCGCGCTTTCCTACGCCGACGGGCTGGCCAAGGCCTTCGAGTTGACTGGCCACCGCAATCGGCACGTGGTCGCGGTGGTCGGCGATGGCGCGCTGACCGGCGGGATGTGCTGGGAGGCGCTGAACAACATCGCGGCGGCGCGCCGGCCGGTGGTCATCGTCGTCAACGACAACGGCCGCAGCTACGCGCCGACGTTCGGTGGTCTGGCCAACCACCTGGCCATGCTGCGTCTGCAACCGGGCTACGAGAGCCTGCTGGAACGCGGACGCAGCGCGGTGCGGGGCATGCCGGTCTTCGGCGAGGTGGCCTACCAGTTCATGCACAGCGTGAAAGTCGGTGTCAAAGATGCACTTTCGCCGCAGCTGCTGTTCACCGACCTGGGGCTGAAGTACCTGGGTCCGGTCGACGGGCACGACGAGCATGCGGTCGAGGCAGCGCTGCGGCGGGCCCGCGGGTTTCACGGTCCGGTGCTGGTGCACGTCGTCACGCAGAAGGGTCGCGGCTACGGGCCGGCGGAAGACGACGAGGCCGACCAGATGCATTCCTGCGGGGTGATCGACCCGATGACCGGGTTGGCCACCAAGATTCCGGGGCCGAGCTGGACGGCCACGTTCACCGAGACGTTGATCGAGCACGCGACCAAACGCCGTGACATCGTGGCGATCACAGCGGCCATGCCCGGCCCCACCGGGTTGAGTGCGTTCGGAGATCGCTTCCCGGACAGGCTGTTCGACGTTGGTATCGCCGAGCAGCACGCGATGACGTCGGCGGCCGGGCTGGCGATGGGCGGCATGCATCCCGTGGTCGCGATCTACGCGACGTTCCTCAACCGGGCCTTCGACCAGATCATGATGGATGTGGCGTTGCACAAGCTGCCCGTCACGATGGTGCTCGACCGGGCTGGCGTCACCGGCAGCGACGGCGCCAGCCACAACGGCATGTGGGACATGTCGATGCTGGGCATAGTGCCAGGCATCCGGGTGGCCGCGCCGCGAGACGGCGCCAGCCTGCGTGAGGAACTCGGCGAGGCGCTGGCAATCGACGACGGCCCGACGGTCATCAGGTTCCCGAAAGGCGATGTCGGCGACGATATTCCAGCGGTCAAACGGCTTTCCGGGGTGGACGTGCTTGCCGAGCCCGTCGACGGCCTGGGTGCGGACGTGTTGCTGGTGGCGGTAGGAGCCTTCGCCTCGATGGCGCTCGGGGTGGCCGAGCGGCTGCTCGATCAGGGCATCGGTGTGACAGTGGTCGATCCACGGTGGGTGCTGCCGGTGCCAGAAGTGTTGCGGGAGTTGGCAGTTGCCCACAAGGTGGTCGTGACGCTGGAAGACAACGGGGTGGCCGGTGGCGTCGGCGCGGCAGTGTCGGCCGCGTTGCGGTCCGCCGAAATCGACGTGCCGTGCCGCGATGTCGGTCTGCCACAGCAGTTCTTCGATCATGCGTCCCGCGGTGAGGTACTCGCCGACGCCGGGCTGACCGACCAGCACGTCGCTCGCCGAATCACCGGCTGGATCGCGGCGCTATCCGGAGAAAACGTTGAGCCGGGCACCGCGATCACCGAGCAGCTGGAATAG
- a CDS encoding HRDC domain-containing protein: protein MASEPTEVSTHTSEAAEADVTPLLHPADGVPELSVSATEIEAAAALLARGHGPFAVDAERASGFRYSNRAYLIQIRRAGAGTVLIDPVSHGGDTLSVLRPVAEVMASDEWILHAADQDLPCLAEVGMQPPALYDTELAGRLAGFDRVNLAAMTQRLLGVGLAKGHGAADWSRRPLPAAWLNYAALDVEVLIDLRAAIADVLAEQGKSGWAAEEFDYLRTAASHNPPTTRRDRWRRTSGIHKVRNQRGLAAVRELWTVRDEIAQRRDIAPGRILPDSAIIEAAAADPKTLDDLVALPIFGGRRQRRSASTWLAALKAAREKPGPEEESEPTNGPPPPARWARRRPEAAARLDAARSALRELSDRVSVPTENLVTPDLVRRLCWDWDGARHVAAAVDEFLAAGQARDWQRELTVPVLAAALQDVPAADDAEI from the coding sequence ATGGCCAGCGAGCCGACCGAGGTATCCACCCACACGTCCGAGGCCGCCGAGGCTGACGTCACGCCGCTGCTGCATCCCGCCGACGGTGTGCCCGAGCTATCGGTCAGTGCCACTGAGATCGAGGCCGCCGCAGCTCTGCTCGCCCGAGGGCATGGTCCGTTCGCGGTGGACGCGGAGCGGGCCTCGGGCTTCCGCTACTCCAATCGCGCTTACCTGATCCAGATCCGACGAGCCGGGGCGGGCACGGTGCTGATCGACCCGGTCAGCCACGGCGGTGACACATTGTCCGTGCTGCGGCCTGTCGCGGAGGTGATGGCATCCGACGAATGGATTCTGCATGCCGCGGACCAGGACCTGCCGTGCCTGGCAGAGGTCGGCATGCAGCCGCCGGCGTTGTACGACACCGAATTGGCCGGGCGGCTGGCCGGTTTCGACCGGGTCAACCTCGCGGCGATGACGCAGCGTTTACTCGGTGTCGGGCTGGCCAAGGGTCATGGCGCGGCGGACTGGTCCCGGCGCCCCCTGCCGGCGGCGTGGCTCAACTACGCGGCCCTTGACGTCGAGGTGTTGATCGACCTGCGCGCAGCAATCGCGGACGTGCTGGCCGAGCAAGGCAAAAGCGGTTGGGCGGCAGAGGAATTCGACTACCTCAGGACCGCCGCCAGCCACAACCCCCCGACCACCCGTCGGGACCGCTGGCGCCGCACTTCGGGCATTCACAAGGTGCGCAATCAACGCGGCCTGGCCGCGGTCCGTGAATTGTGGACGGTGCGAGACGAAATAGCGCAACGACGCGACATCGCGCCTGGCCGCATTTTGCCCGACTCGGCGATCATCGAAGCAGCGGCCGCCGACCCGAAGACCCTCGACGACTTGGTCGCGCTGCCCATCTTCGGCGGGAGACGGCAGCGTCGCAGCGCCTCCACCTGGTTGGCCGCCCTCAAGGCCGCCCGGGAAAAACCGGGTCCAGAAGAGGAATCCGAGCCGACCAACGGGCCGCCCCCGCCGGCGCGGTGGGCCCGCCGACGGCCCGAGGCCGCCGCGCGTCTCGACGCAGCTCGTTCGGCGCTACGGGAGTTGTCGGATCGGGTGTCGGTGCCGACCGAGAACTTGGTGACGCCCGACCTGGTTCGGCGGCTGTGCTGGGACTGGGATGGCGCCCGTCACGTCGCTGCCGCAGTCGACGAATTCCTGGCCGCAGGGCAGGCCCGCGACTGGCAGCGGGAGTTGACCGTGCCGGTGCTGGCAGCGGCGTTGCAAGACGTGCCCGCCGCGGACGACGCCGAAATTTAA
- a CDS encoding enoyl-CoA hydratase/isomerase family protein has product MPVSHPAVSYDEFPSLRIERAEHGVLHIVLDSPGLNSVGPQMHRDLADIWPAIGRDPDVRAVLVRGEGKAFSSGGSFDLIDETMGEHDGRMRIMREARDLVLNMINLDKPVISAIHGAAVGAGLVVALLADVSVAGRTAKIIDGHTKLGVAAGDHAAICWPLLVGMAKAKYYLLTCAPLSGEEAERIGLVSLCVDDGDVLDTATRIADELAQGAQSAIRFTKHSLNHWYRTAAPAFETSLGLEFLSFGGPDVREGLAAHREKRPARFTSD; this is encoded by the coding sequence ATGCCCGTCAGCCACCCAGCAGTCAGCTACGACGAGTTCCCCAGCCTGCGCATCGAGCGCGCCGAGCACGGCGTCCTGCACATCGTTCTCGACTCCCCCGGCCTCAACTCGGTCGGCCCGCAAATGCACCGCGACCTCGCCGACATCTGGCCGGCGATCGGCCGCGACCCCGATGTGCGCGCGGTGCTGGTTCGGGGCGAGGGCAAAGCGTTCTCCTCCGGCGGCAGCTTCGACCTGATCGACGAGACCATGGGCGAACACGACGGCCGGATGCGCATCATGCGTGAGGCCCGCGACCTGGTGCTCAACATGATCAACCTGGACAAACCCGTGATCTCGGCGATTCACGGCGCCGCGGTGGGCGCCGGCCTGGTGGTCGCGCTCCTCGCCGACGTCTCGGTGGCCGGACGGACCGCGAAGATCATCGACGGGCACACCAAGCTAGGTGTTGCCGCGGGCGACCACGCCGCCATCTGCTGGCCACTGTTGGTCGGGATGGCGAAGGCCAAGTACTACTTGCTCACCTGCGCCCCGCTGTCCGGGGAGGAAGCCGAACGCATCGGGCTGGTCTCGCTGTGCGTCGACGACGGCGACGTGCTCGACACCGCCACCCGCATCGCCGACGAACTGGCCCAGGGCGCCCAGTCGGCCATCCGGTTCACCAAACACAGCCTCAATCACTGGTACCGGACCGCCGCGCCGGCCTTCGAAACGTCCCTTGGCCTGGAATTTCTGAGCTTCGGCGGCCCCGACGTGCGCGAGGGCCTGGCCGCTCACCGCGAGAAGCGGCCGGCCCGTTTCACCAGCGACTAG
- a CDS encoding DUF2254 domain-containing protein has translation MRSPVRLSQWRREVLWTNFWVIPSMEVLAAVALFWGTLQVDRAVYHHAFTLPAWVEAGSADTAREILLAVAAAIMTVIGINFSVTIVTLTLASTQFGPRMLRNFIRDRGTQLTLGTFVATAVYCVLVLLAIGPGEHGEFVPHFSVSMVFLLVLVDLAVLIYFLHHIAIAIQLPFVIANIAADLSRYLRVRRPDIPMKKPGDPDDAEEISEWIAKIESAGSPVPTPKGGYLQAIRYDMLVEAASSFNGVIHVPYRPGNFLVEGSELVGVWPPHAAGEVARCLNRAHILGPVRALAQDPAFAIDQLVEIAIRALSPAVNDTYTAMTCVDWLGNTLCQLGRVWTPAAAYRDRTGQVRVICEQVTYENLVQRSFDKIRQASTGMPALFMRQLEALKAIMDQTVDPGHAGILINQAEMIHRASLESVSEPFDRAAVERRYNTVRDSYAAKAPA, from the coding sequence GTGCGATCACCGGTGAGACTGTCGCAGTGGCGACGCGAAGTACTGTGGACCAACTTCTGGGTGATACCCAGCATGGAGGTGCTGGCCGCCGTTGCGCTGTTCTGGGGAACGCTCCAGGTCGATCGTGCGGTATATCACCACGCCTTTACCTTGCCGGCCTGGGTCGAAGCGGGCAGTGCCGACACAGCACGTGAGATTCTGCTGGCGGTCGCTGCGGCGATCATGACGGTGATCGGTATTAATTTCTCGGTCACCATCGTCACGCTGACGCTCGCATCAACCCAATTCGGACCGCGGATGCTACGCAACTTCATTCGCGATCGCGGTACACAACTGACCCTTGGCACTTTCGTGGCCACGGCCGTCTACTGCGTGCTCGTCTTGTTGGCCATCGGGCCCGGGGAGCACGGCGAGTTCGTCCCGCACTTCTCGGTGTCGATGGTGTTCCTTTTGGTGCTGGTCGACCTAGCAGTACTCATCTACTTCCTCCACCACATCGCTATCGCGATCCAACTGCCGTTTGTCATCGCAAACATCGCCGCGGACCTTTCTCGGTACCTGCGAGTGCGCCGGCCCGACATACCGATGAAGAAACCGGGCGACCCGGATGATGCCGAGGAGATCAGCGAGTGGATTGCCAAAATCGAGTCGGCCGGATCGCCAGTGCCCACACCAAAAGGCGGCTACCTCCAGGCAATTCGCTACGACATGTTGGTCGAGGCGGCGTCGAGCTTCAACGGGGTGATACACGTGCCTTATCGCCCGGGGAATTTCCTGGTCGAAGGCAGCGAGCTAGTCGGCGTGTGGCCGCCGCACGCCGCCGGCGAGGTCGCCCGCTGTCTGAACCGGGCCCACATCCTCGGGCCGGTCCGCGCCCTCGCCCAGGACCCCGCATTTGCGATCGACCAACTGGTCGAGATAGCCATTCGCGCTCTATCGCCGGCGGTTAACGACACTTACACGGCGATGACATGCGTTGACTGGCTCGGCAATACCTTGTGCCAGCTAGGCCGGGTGTGGACGCCTGCAGCGGCTTACCGTGACCGGACCGGGCAGGTGCGGGTCATCTGCGAGCAGGTCACGTATGAAAACCTCGTGCAGCGATCCTTCGACAAGATCCGTCAGGCCAGTACTGGCATGCCCGCGTTGTTCATGCGCCAACTCGAGGCGCTGAAAGCGATTATGGACCAGACGGTCGATCCCGGTCACGCCGGCATCTTGATAAATCAGGCCGAGATGATCCATCGCGCGAGCCTCGAATCGGTGTCAGAGCCGTTTGACCGCGCGGCCGTCGAGCGTCGATACAACACCGTGCGCGACAGCTATGCCGCCAAAGCACCGGCATGA
- the hemE gene encoding uroporphyrinogen decarboxylase has protein sequence MSDRRTLPESPYLAAATGRKPNRVPVWFMRQAGRSLPEYRELRKQNTMMEACFDAELIAEITLQPIRRHAVDAAILFSDIVVPLRGAGVDVDIVADVGPVIAAPVRAAVDVEALRPLDPAEVQPVSDAVSLLVRDLGSVPLIGFAGAPFTLASYLVEGGPSRNHAKTKAMMLSEPDCWHALMAKLTDLTIGFLRVQLDAGVDAIQVFDSWAGVLSLADYRRYVLPHSSRVFAELAGRRVPMTHFGVGTAELLGAMSSAGATVVGVDWRTSLIDAAGRVEAGKSLQGNLDPAVLLAGWPTVERAARAVVDDGRSAVDAGAGGHIFNLGHGVLPETDPGILTDLVALIHSL, from the coding sequence ATGAGTGACCGTCGCACGCTTCCCGAGTCGCCGTATCTGGCCGCGGCCACCGGCCGCAAACCCAACCGGGTGCCGGTGTGGTTCATGCGCCAGGCCGGCCGTTCGCTGCCTGAGTACCGCGAGCTGCGCAAGCAGAACACCATGATGGAAGCCTGCTTCGACGCCGAGTTGATCGCCGAGATCACGCTGCAGCCGATCCGCCGTCACGCCGTCGATGCCGCAATCCTGTTCTCCGACATCGTCGTTCCGTTGCGTGGCGCCGGTGTCGACGTCGACATCGTCGCCGATGTCGGCCCCGTCATCGCCGCGCCGGTGCGCGCCGCCGTCGACGTCGAAGCCCTGCGGCCGCTCGATCCGGCTGAGGTGCAACCCGTTTCGGACGCGGTTTCGCTGCTGGTCCGAGATCTTGGTTCGGTGCCGTTGATCGGCTTCGCCGGTGCACCGTTCACGCTGGCGTCCTACCTGGTCGAGGGCGGCCCGAGCCGCAACCACGCCAAGACCAAGGCGATGATGTTGTCCGAACCCGACTGCTGGCATGCGCTGATGGCCAAGCTGACCGACCTGACCATCGGGTTTCTGCGGGTGCAACTCGACGCCGGGGTCGACGCGATTCAGGTGTTCGACTCGTGGGCCGGCGTGTTGTCGCTGGCGGATTACCGCCGCTACGTGCTGCCGCACAGCTCGCGGGTGTTCGCCGAGCTTGCCGGGCGACGAGTTCCGATGACGCACTTCGGGGTCGGCACCGCAGAACTGCTGGGCGCCATGTCGTCGGCCGGTGCGACGGTGGTCGGAGTCGACTGGCGGACATCGCTCATCGATGCGGCGGGGCGGGTCGAAGCCGGTAAGTCGTTGCAGGGCAACCTGGATCCGGCGGTGCTGCTGGCCGGTTGGCCGACCGTGGAGCGCGCCGCGCGCGCCGTGGTCGACGACGGGCGAAGCGCCGTCGACGCCGGTGCGGGCGGGCACATCTTCAACCTGGGCCACGGGGTGCTGCCCGAGACCGACCCCGGGATCCTCACCGACCTGGTCGCGTTGATCCACTCCTTATGA